The following are encoded in a window of Lactobacillus intestinalis genomic DNA:
- the murB gene encoding UDP-N-acetylmuramate dehydrogenase, translating to MQLLDLRNDGIDIQEKVPLSKYTFTKTGGPAEFLAFPKNIDQLEKLVQVTRENNIPLTVIGNASNLIIRDGGIDGLVVILTKMNQITVNGTEVTAEAGARIIDTAFTAAKAALSGMEFAAGIPGSVGGGVFMNAGAYGGETQEVVKTVNVMTKDGEFKTYSNEEMKFSYRHSLVQENGDIVLSATFELKKGEKDQILDEMNYLNALRRYKQPLEYPSCGSVFKRPKGHFVGPMIIKAGLQGKQIGGAQDSTKHAGFIVNKGGATATDYLDLIHLIQKVIKEKYDIDLHTEVRIIGKSENN from the coding sequence TTGCAGTTGCTTGATTTAAGAAATGACGGAATTGATATTCAAGAAAAAGTTCCGTTGAGCAAATATACATTTACTAAAACAGGAGGTCCTGCCGAGTTTTTGGCTTTTCCAAAAAATATTGATCAATTAGAAAAGTTGGTTCAAGTAACTAGGGAAAATAATATCCCTTTAACAGTGATTGGAAATGCATCTAACTTAATTATTCGTGACGGCGGTATTGATGGTTTAGTAGTAATTTTAACCAAAATGAATCAAATTACAGTAAATGGCACAGAAGTTACTGCTGAAGCAGGTGCGCGAATTATTGATACAGCTTTTACTGCAGCTAAGGCGGCTCTTAGTGGAATGGAATTTGCGGCAGGCATTCCAGGCAGTGTTGGCGGCGGTGTCTTCATGAATGCTGGCGCTTATGGTGGCGAAACTCAAGAAGTAGTTAAAACCGTTAATGTAATGACTAAAGATGGCGAGTTCAAGACATATTCTAATGAAGAAATGAAATTTTCATATCGTCACTCCTTAGTTCAAGAAAATGGTGATATTGTTTTAAGTGCAACCTTTGAATTAAAGAAGGGCGAAAAAGATCAGATCTTAGACGAAATGAATTATTTAAATGCACTTAGACGTTATAAACAACCACTTGAGTATCCATCTTGCGGAAGTGTATTTAAGCGCCCTAAGGGACATTTTGTGGGTCCGATGATTATTAAAGCTGGCCTTCAAGGAAAACAAATTGGGGGAGCACAAGATTCAACTAAGCACGCTGGATTTATAGTAAATAAAGGTGGGGCAACAGCAACTGATTATTTGGATTTAATTCATTTAATTCAAAAAGTGATTAAAGAAAAATATGATATTGACCTTCACACTGAAGTTAGAATTATTGGAAAAAGCGAGAATAATTAG
- a CDS encoding 3'-5' exonuclease, with protein sequence MNFIAMDFETANRYPESACSLALVMVRNNKIVDRFYTVINPQMPFDSRNIKIHDITADDVKDAPTMAEVWPKIKDLYQPGMLVIAHNARFDTNVMRKSLARYNIEEPHYLVIDTLATSKRFEPDLPNHKLDTVSEALDVQLWHHHNALSDSEACAGILIRQNQEFGDEAIKKFVYQI encoded by the coding sequence ATGAATTTTATTGCAATGGACTTTGAAACGGCAAATCGCTATCCAGAAAGCGCATGTTCACTAGCTCTCGTGATGGTAAGAAACAACAAAATTGTCGATCGTTTTTACACAGTTATTAATCCGCAGATGCCTTTTGATAGCCGTAACATTAAAATTCACGACATTACTGCTGATGATGTCAAAGATGCACCAACGATGGCTGAAGTCTGGCCCAAGATCAAAGATCTCTATCAGCCAGGAATGTTGGTGATTGCTCATAATGCCCGTTTTGACACGAACGTGATGCGTAAATCACTAGCTCGTTATAATATTGAAGAACCTCATTATTTGGTTATTGATACTTTAGCAACTAGCAAACGGTTTGAGCCGGATTTACCTAATCATAAGCTAGATACGGTTTCCGAGGCTTTAGATGTCCAACTCTGGCATCACCATAATGCCTTGAGTGATAGCGAAGCATGCGCAGGGATTTTAATTCGTCAAAATCAAGAATTTGGTGATGAAGCGATTAAAAAATTTGTTTATCAAATTTAA
- the tsaE gene encoding tRNA (adenosine(37)-N6)-threonylcarbamoyltransferase complex ATPase subunit type 1 TsaE yields the protein MKLEINSASEMQKLGASLAHNAEPHDLLLLNGDLGAGKTTMTQGLGRALKIRRPVKSPTFTIVREYREGTMPLFHMDFYRLENDDLSSIDLNSYLAEPGLVVIEWPQLIMDDLPDEYLQLTIKRVDDSWNSTKRMIEFEAKGDRNQKWLKDTLAEFEK from the coding sequence ATGAAACTTGAAATTAATTCTGCATCTGAAATGCAAAAATTGGGGGCCAGTTTAGCTCATAATGCTGAACCCCATGATTTGCTTTTATTAAATGGGGACTTAGGCGCCGGTAAAACTACGATGACGCAAGGATTAGGAAGAGCTTTAAAAATTCGGCGTCCTGTAAAAAGTCCCACCTTTACAATTGTGCGTGAATATCGTGAAGGTACAATGCCATTATTTCATATGGATTTTTATCGTTTGGAAAATGATGATCTTTCTTCAATTGATTTGAATTCATATTTAGCAGAGCCGGGATTGGTGGTTATTGAATGGCCACAATTAATCATGGATGATTTGCCTGATGAATATCTACAGCTAACAATTAAGCGTGTAGATGATAGTTGGAATTCAACTAAAAGAATGATTGAATTTGAAGCAAAAGGTGACAGAAATCAAAAATGGCTAAAAGATACTTTGGCTGAATTTGAGAAGTAA
- the pta gene encoding phosphate acetyltransferase: MSVFDLFKKQIEKADKKPRLVFPEGRDFRVLEAAVRLNNEKLVEVTLLGNENEIRQLAADNNFRLDGIKLIDPNNYDDFDEMCGKFVEIRNGKNTLEDAKKMLKSVSYFGTMLVKMGQADGMISGAAHSTADTVRPALQIVKTAPGMHRVSGVMIMERGDERYIFSDCAMNIDPDSDTLAEIGYQAAKIAKMAEIDPKIAFLSFSTKGSAKGPQVEKVVEAVNKFKQDHPDIPADGELQFDAAIVPEVGERKAPDSKVAGHANVFIFPELQSGNIGYKIAQRLGNFSAVGPVLEGLAAPINDLSRGASSEDVYLMGILTAAQSLAKD, translated from the coding sequence ATGAGTGTATTTGATTTATTTAAAAAACAAATTGAAAAGGCAGATAAGAAGCCAAGATTGGTTTTCCCAGAAGGAAGAGACTTCCGTGTTTTAGAGGCTGCTGTGAGACTCAACAATGAAAAATTAGTTGAAGTCACGCTTTTAGGTAATGAAAATGAAATTAGACAATTAGCTGCTGATAATAATTTTAGATTAGATGGAATTAAGCTAATTGATCCTAATAACTATGACGATTTTGACGAAATGTGTGGAAAATTCGTTGAAATTCGTAATGGTAAGAATACTTTGGAAGATGCAAAGAAAATGCTGAAGTCTGTTTCTTACTTTGGTACGATGTTAGTTAAAATGGGCCAAGCCGATGGAATGATTTCAGGAGCTGCTCACTCAACTGCAGATACTGTTCGTCCCGCTCTTCAAATTGTGAAGACTGCACCAGGGATGCACCGTGTATCTGGGGTAATGATTATGGAACGTGGAGATGAACGTTACATTTTCTCTGATTGTGCCATGAATATCGATCCAGATAGTGATACTTTGGCAGAGATTGGTTATCAAGCTGCTAAGATCGCTAAAATGGCAGAAATTGATCCTAAGATTGCTTTCTTAAGTTTTTCAACTAAAGGTTCAGCTAAGGGACCACAAGTTGAAAAAGTAGTTGAGGCGGTTAATAAATTTAAGCAAGATCACCCAGATATTCCAGCTGATGGTGAATTGCAATTTGATGCGGCCATTGTGCCCGAAGTAGGGGAAAGAAAGGCTCCAGATTCAAAAGTAGCTGGCCATGCGAATGTCTTTATTTTCCCAGAACTTCAATCTGGTAATATTGGTTATAAGATTGCCCAACGTTTGGGTAATTTTAGTGCAGTGGGCCCAGTTTTAGAAGGTCTTGCTGCTCCAATTAATGACCTTTCTCGTGGTGCAAGTAGTGAAGATGTATACTTGATGGGAATTTTAACTGCTGCACAAAGTTTAGCAAAGGACTAA
- a CDS encoding uracil-DNA glycosylase, giving the protein MKKLIGNDWDQILAPVFESEDYRNLHNFLKEEYSTKQIYPDMYHIFTAFKLTPFDKTKVVILGQDPYHNPGQANGMSFSVMPGTTLPPSLRNIYKELYDDVGARPVNHGYLKKWADQGVLLLNAVLTVPYGHANGHQGKGWEKLTDEAIKKLSDRGKVVFILWGKFAQNKIPLIDQSKNFIIKSSHPSPFSADRGFFGSRPFSRCNQALINFGETPIDWQLPETVTQQDLA; this is encoded by the coding sequence TTGAAAAAGTTAATTGGTAATGATTGGGACCAAATTTTGGCTCCAGTTTTTGAAAGTGAAGATTACCGTAATTTGCATAATTTTTTAAAAGAAGAATATTCTACTAAGCAAATTTATCCAGATATGTATCATATCTTTACTGCTTTTAAATTGACGCCATTTGATAAAACAAAAGTGGTAATTTTGGGGCAGGATCCTTATCATAATCCTGGACAAGCTAATGGAATGAGCTTCTCAGTCATGCCTGGTACAACGCTTCCACCGTCTTTAAGAAATATTTATAAAGAGTTGTATGATGATGTGGGCGCACGTCCTGTTAATCATGGTTATCTTAAGAAATGGGCAGATCAAGGAGTTTTACTGCTCAACGCTGTTTTAACGGTCCCTTATGGGCATGCAAATGGTCATCAAGGAAAAGGCTGGGAGAAGTTAACTGATGAAGCTATTAAGAAATTAAGCGATAGAGGAAAAGTCGTTTTCATTTTATGGGGCAAATTTGCTCAAAATAAGATCCCATTAATTGACCAAAGTAAGAACTTTATTATAAAATCTTCTCATCCAAGTCCATTTTCGGCTGATCGCGGATTCTTTGGTTCACGACCTTTTTCAAGATGTAATCAAGCTTTGATTAATTTTGGAGAAACTCCGATCGATTGGCAATTACCAGAAACCGTAACCCAACAAGATTTAGCATAG
- a CDS encoding Cof-type HAD-IIB family hydrolase — protein MIKLVACDLDGTLFNSDMIISKENANAIHQAQENGIEFLVATGRAPKESQLLLKDADIHTGFINLNGALVFDKDGNLRVKHVIDKKKAKQVIDLLHQNHFYFEIITQDNVYTENLNSRISNVAHVMVDLNPGMTFKQAVAISAGSKSIMNMSQINNFNELINNPDQEIMKIIAFDSRGHEAFKDIINNINKMRDLVVTSSSASNIEINNINAQKGIALLEYAKEKSLKREEVAAIGDNLNDESMIRNAGTGVAMGNAVPAIKELAQVETKTNNENGVAYILHKFIEDNAN, from the coding sequence ATGATCAAATTAGTAGCCTGTGACTTAGATGGCACCTTATTTAACAGCGACATGATTATCTCAAAAGAAAACGCTAACGCAATTCATCAAGCTCAAGAAAACGGTATTGAATTTTTAGTGGCCACTGGACGTGCTCCGAAAGAATCCCAACTTTTATTAAAAGATGCAGATATTCATACAGGATTTATCAATTTAAACGGGGCATTAGTTTTTGATAAAGATGGAAACTTAAGAGTCAAGCATGTAATTGACAAGAAAAAAGCTAAGCAAGTTATCGATCTTCTTCATCAAAATCATTTTTACTTCGAAATCATTACTCAGGATAATGTTTACACCGAAAACCTAAATTCTCGAATTTCTAATGTGGCTCATGTCATGGTCGATTTAAATCCAGGAATGACTTTTAAGCAAGCCGTTGCTATTTCTGCCGGTAGTAAGTCAATTATGAACATGTCGCAAATCAATAATTTTAATGAATTAATTAATAATCCCGATCAGGAAATTATGAAAATAATTGCCTTTGATTCTCGAGGTCATGAAGCTTTTAAAGATATTATTAATAATATTAATAAAATGAGAGATCTGGTAGTAACATCTAGTTCTGCTTCTAACATTGAAATCAATAATATTAATGCCCAAAAAGGAATTGCTTTACTTGAATATGCCAAAGAAAAGAGCCTTAAGCGTGAGGAAGTGGCAGCTATCGGTGATAATTTAAATGATGAAAGTATGATTCGCAACGCTGGAACTGGAGTCGCCATGGGTAATGCCGTTCCAGCTATCAAAGAATTAGCCCAAGTTGAAACTAAAACTAACAATGAAAATGGTGTAGCCTATATTTTACATAAATTTATTGAGGATAATGCTAACTAA
- a CDS encoding GNAT family N-acetyltransferase, which translates to MIRKAKKSDFPFIYPILKQIFDEMDMESIKKLPESQFYDLMKLGFISEDYRYSYRRIWVAVNNQDQPVGMIDMYPYHDQSIIDFVLKKEYPKVGLPTQTVIFEDQEAWPHEWYIDALAVDPKHWGEHVASQLMDFAERIAQNNGYKLISLNVDKENPRAQQLYVHKGYKSKNEMTIGDRTYDHMVKEI; encoded by the coding sequence ATGATTAGAAAAGCAAAAAAATCAGATTTTCCATTTATTTATCCCATTTTAAAACAAATATTTGATGAGATGGATATGGAAAGTATTAAAAAATTACCAGAAAGTCAATTTTATGATTTGATGAAATTAGGCTTTATTTCTGAAGATTACCGTTATTCTTATCGGCGAATTTGGGTAGCAGTTAATAACCAAGATCAGCCGGTTGGTATGATAGATATGTACCCATATCACGATCAGTCAATTATTGATTTTGTTTTGAAAAAAGAATATCCCAAAGTGGGGCTTCCAACTCAAACTGTGATTTTTGAAGATCAAGAAGCTTGGCCTCATGAATGGTACATTGATGCTTTGGCAGTTGATCCTAAACATTGGGGAGAGCATGTCGCCAGTCAATTAATGGATTTTGCTGAAAGAATTGCCCAAAATAATGGCTATAAACTCATTAGTTTAAACGTTGATAAGGAAAATCCCCGTGCTCAACAATTATATGTGCACAAGGGATATAAAAGTAAAAATGAAATGACCATTGGTGATCGGACTTATGATCATATGGTTAAAGAAATTTAG
- the tpiA gene encoding triose-phosphate isomerase has protein sequence MRTPIIAGNWKLHMNPEQTAEFVDAVKGKLPDPSKVESVIAAPAVDLYVLKKSAEGSNLHTGAENAYFEVEGAFTGETSPKVLNEMGIDYCIIGHSERRGYFHETDEDINKKAKALFANGVTPIICCGESLETREANKQNEWVVAQIKAALDGLTADQVSKLVIAYEPIWAIGTGKTASSDQAEEMCKTIRETVKDLYNEETAENVRIQYGGSVKPANIKELMSKPDIDGGLVGGASLDPESFLALVNYQD, from the coding sequence ATGCGTACACCAATTATTGCTGGTAACTGGAAATTACACATGAACCCAGAACAAACTGCTGAATTTGTTGATGCAGTTAAGGGTAAGTTGCCAGACCCAAGTAAAGTTGAATCAGTTATTGCTGCTCCTGCAGTTGATCTTTACGTTTTAAAGAAGAGCGCTGAAGGATCAAACTTACATACTGGTGCAGAAAATGCATACTTTGAAGTTGAAGGTGCATTTACTGGTGAAACTTCACCTAAGGTTTTGAACGAAATGGGTATTGACTATTGTATTATTGGTCACTCAGAACGTCGTGGTTACTTCCACGAAACTGATGAAGACATCAACAAGAAGGCTAAGGCTTTATTTGCTAATGGAGTAACTCCAATTATTTGCTGTGGTGAATCACTTGAAACTCGTGAAGCTAACAAGCAAAATGAATGGGTTGTTGCTCAAATTAAGGCTGCTTTAGATGGTTTAACTGCAGATCAAGTTTCAAAGCTTGTTATTGCTTATGAACCAATCTGGGCTATTGGTACTGGTAAGACTGCTTCATCAGACCAAGCTGAAGAAATGTGCAAGACTATTCGTGAAACTGTTAAGGACTTGTACAACGAAGAAACTGCTGAAAACGTTCGTATCCAATACGGCGGTTCAGTAAAGCCAGCTAACATTAAAGAATTGATGTCTAAGCCAGACATCGATGGTGGATTAGTTGGTGGTGCTTCACTTGATCCAGAATCATTCTTGGCTTTAGTTAACTACCAAGACTAA
- a CDS encoding phosphoglycerate kinase has protein sequence MAKLIVSDLDLKGKKVLVRVDFNVPIKDGVIGDDNRIVAALPTIEYIINHGGKAILLSHLGRIKSDDDKKELSLKPVAERLSELLKKPVTFVPENEGKEVEETIDNMKDGDVVVLENTRFQDIDNDFGKRESGNDPKLGEYWASLGDMFVNDAFGTAHRSHASNVGIATAMKKAGKPAAAGYLLEKEIKFLGDAVENPVHPFVTILGGAKVSDKIGVIENLIPKSDHILIGGGMAYTFLAAQGHKIGKSLFEADKVELAKSLLEKAGDKIVLPVDNVAATEFSNDASREVVGDDIPDNMMGLDIGPKTVEKFKDILKDAKTVVWNGPMGAFEMPNFAEGTLEVGRALANLKDAVTIIGGGDSTAAAKQLGIAPKISHISTGGGASLNYLEGKELPGIACVSDK, from the coding sequence ATGGCTAAATTAATCGTTTCAGATCTCGATCTTAAAGGAAAAAAGGTTTTAGTTCGTGTAGACTTTAATGTTCCTATTAAAGACGGCGTTATTGGTGATGACAACCGTATTGTTGCTGCACTTCCTACTATTGAATACATTATTAATCACGGTGGTAAGGCAATTTTACTTTCACACTTGGGCCGTATTAAGAGCGACGATGATAAGAAAGAATTATCATTAAAGCCTGTTGCAGAACGTTTAAGTGAATTACTTAAGAAGCCTGTAACTTTCGTACCTGAAAATGAAGGTAAGGAAGTTGAAGAAACTATCGACAACATGAAAGACGGCGACGTTGTTGTTCTTGAAAACACTAGATTCCAAGATATCGACAACGACTTTGGTAAGCGTGAATCAGGCAATGATCCTAAGCTTGGTGAATACTGGGCAAGCCTTGGTGACATGTTTGTAAACGATGCTTTTGGGACTGCTCACAGAAGTCACGCTTCAAACGTAGGTATTGCAACTGCTATGAAGAAGGCTGGTAAGCCTGCAGCAGCTGGTTACTTACTTGAAAAGGAAATCAAGTTCTTAGGTGACGCTGTTGAAAACCCAGTTCACCCATTTGTAACCATCCTTGGTGGTGCTAAGGTTTCAGATAAGATCGGTGTTATTGAAAACTTGATTCCTAAGTCAGATCACATTTTAATCGGTGGTGGTATGGCTTATACTTTCTTGGCTGCTCAAGGTCACAAGATTGGTAAGTCATTATTCGAAGCTGACAAGGTAGAACTTGCTAAGAGCTTGCTTGAAAAGGCTGGCGACAAGATTGTTCTTCCAGTTGACAACGTTGCTGCTACTGAATTCTCAAACGATGCTTCACGTGAAGTTGTAGGTGACGATATTCCTGACAACATGATGGGCTTGGACATCGGCCCTAAGACTGTTGAAAAGTTCAAGGACATCTTAAAGGATGCTAAGACTGTTGTTTGGAACGGACCTATGGGTGCATTCGAAATGCCAAACTTTGCTGAAGGTACTTTGGAAGTTGGCCGTGCTTTAGCTAACTTGAAGGATGCCGTAACTATTATCGGTGGTGGTGACTCAACTGCAGCTGCTAAGCAATTGGGTATTGCTCCTAAGATTAGCCACATTTCTACTGGTGGTGGTGCATCACTTAACTATCTTGAAGGTAAGGAATTACCAGGTATCGCTTGCGTTTCTGATAAGTAG
- the gap gene encoding type I glyceraldehyde-3-phosphate dehydrogenase — protein sequence MTVKIGINGFGRIGRLAFRRIMDLGEKSKDIEVVAINDLTTPALLAHLLKYDSTHGTFDHEVSATDDSIVVDGKKYRVYAEPQAQNIPWVKNDGVDFVLECTGFYTSKAKSEAHLEAGAKRVLISAPAGNDLKTIVYGVNQNTLDANDKIVSAGSCTTNSLAPMVNALQKEFGIEVGTMTTIHAYTSTQMLLDGPVRGGNFRSARAAAINIIPHSTGAAKAIGLVIPELNGKLNGHAQRVPVPDGSVTELVSVLGKKVTADEVNAAMKKYESPSFAYNDHDIVSTDVLGMTAGSIFDPTQTMVTTAGDNQLVKTVAWYDNEYSFTCQMVRTLLHFATL from the coding sequence ATGACAGTTAAAATTGGTATTAACGGTTTCGGCCGTATTGGTCGTTTAGCATTCCGTCGTATTATGGATTTGGGCGAAAAGTCAAAGGATATCGAAGTTGTTGCAATTAACGACTTGACTACTCCAGCACTTTTGGCACACTTGCTTAAGTACGACTCAACTCATGGTACTTTTGACCACGAAGTTTCAGCAACTGACGACTCAATCGTTGTAGACGGCAAGAAGTACCGTGTATACGCTGAACCACAAGCACAAAACATTCCATGGGTTAAGAACGATGGTGTTGACTTCGTTCTTGAATGTACTGGTTTCTACACTAGCAAGGCTAAGTCAGAAGCTCACCTTGAAGCTGGTGCAAAGCGTGTATTGATTTCAGCACCTGCAGGTAACGACTTGAAGACTATCGTTTACGGTGTTAACCAAAACACTTTGGACGCTAACGACAAGATCGTTTCAGCTGGTTCATGTACTACTAACTCATTGGCACCAATGGTTAATGCTTTACAAAAGGAATTCGGCATTGAAGTTGGTACTATGACTACTATCCACGCATACACTTCAACTCAAATGCTTTTGGATGGTCCTGTACGTGGTGGTAACTTCCGTTCAGCACGTGCTGCTGCTATCAACATTATTCCTCACTCAACTGGTGCTGCTAAGGCTATCGGCCTTGTTATCCCAGAATTGAATGGTAAGTTGAACGGTCACGCACAACGTGTTCCAGTTCCAGATGGTTCAGTAACTGAATTAGTATCAGTATTGGGCAAGAAGGTAACTGCTGACGAAGTTAACGCAGCTATGAAGAAGTACGAAAGTCCTTCATTTGCATACAACGACCACGACATCGTTTCAACTGATGTTTTAGGTATGACTGCTGGTTCAATCTTTGACCCAACTCAAACCATGGTAACTACTGCAGGCGACAACCAATTAGTTAAGACTGTTGCTTGGTACGACAATGAATACTCATTCACTTGCCAAATGGTTCGTACTTTGTTACACTTTGCTACTCTTTAA